The following coding sequences lie in one Pseudoalteromonas sp. Scap06 genomic window:
- the hslO gene encoding Hsp33 family molecular chaperone HslO: MQQDLLHRYLFDNLDVRGELVQIDNAYNEMIAKHNYPEPVKALLGELLVATCLLTATLKFEGEIAVQLQGDGPVKYAVINGDDQQNMRGIARLQSEVTGSTVKELIGQGYMVITITPTQGERYQGIVPLEHDTLSECIESYFEQSEQLKTRLWFATDTKEGSAKACGLFLQVLPVDKQKSIEDFTHLEALSNTIKDEELLELDASTILTRLYHEDNPRVFDPQPIQFKCGCNREKTMTALVNVGQQALMDDVEKNGEIKMSCHYCLKDYVFNEQDIKNIFN; this comes from the coding sequence ATGCAACAAGATTTACTTCACCGCTATTTATTTGACAACCTCGATGTTCGTGGCGAACTCGTACAAATAGACAACGCTTACAATGAAATGATTGCGAAACACAATTATCCAGAGCCCGTTAAAGCATTATTAGGTGAGCTGCTTGTTGCAACCTGTTTATTAACAGCAACGTTAAAGTTTGAAGGCGAAATTGCAGTTCAACTACAAGGTGATGGCCCCGTAAAATATGCGGTGATCAATGGTGATGATCAACAAAATATGCGTGGTATTGCGCGATTACAAAGTGAAGTAACTGGCTCAACGGTAAAAGAGCTCATTGGCCAAGGCTACATGGTTATCACGATTACTCCAACTCAAGGTGAGCGTTACCAAGGTATAGTGCCTTTAGAGCATGATACATTAAGTGAATGTATAGAAAGCTATTTTGAGCAGTCTGAGCAATTAAAAACACGCCTTTGGTTTGCAACCGATACTAAAGAGGGCAGCGCCAAGGCATGTGGGCTATTCTTACAAGTACTACCTGTAGATAAGCAAAAATCGATTGAAGATTTTACTCACTTAGAAGCACTCAGTAATACTATTAAAGATGAAGAACTACTAGAGCTTGATGCCAGTACTATTTTAACGCGCCTTTATCATGAAGATAACCCACGCGTATTTGACCCTCAACCAATTCAATTTAAATGTGGTTGTAATCGCGAAAAAACGATGACTGCTTTAGTTAATGTTGGTCAACAAGCGCTTATGGATGATGTCGAAAAAAATGGTGAGATTAAAATGAGCTGCCATTACTGTTTAAAAGATTATGTGTTTAACGAACAAGATATAAAAAATATATTTAACTAA